One window of the Nevskiales bacterium genome contains the following:
- a CDS encoding phage Gp37/Gp68 family protein, producing the protein MLRLKSLEADVATQSAIEWTEQTWNPTTGCTKVSPGCKNCYAEVMARRLHAMGAPGYENGFKLTLHESRLEQPLLRKKPTTYFVNSMSDLFHEAVPDAFLDRVFSIIERTPHHTYQILTKRAKRLPEYFARRACPRNVWLGVSVEDKKYGVPRIAHLRKVDAHIRFLSVEPLLEDLGRIDLRDIHWVIVGGESGHKARPMREEWVANVQAQAEAAGAAFFFKQWGGWGADGVKRHKKANGRLFRGRTWDEYPQTADLPL; encoded by the coding sequence GTGCTGCGCCTCAAATCACTGGAGGCTGACGTGGCAACTCAATCGGCTATCGAGTGGACTGAGCAGACGTGGAATCCAACCACCGGTTGCACCAAGGTTTCACCGGGGTGCAAGAACTGCTACGCGGAAGTGATGGCGCGCAGGCTCCACGCCATGGGCGCGCCCGGCTATGAGAACGGGTTCAAGCTCACGTTGCATGAGAGCCGGCTCGAACAGCCACTGCTACGCAAGAAGCCGACGACGTACTTCGTCAACAGCATGAGCGATCTGTTCCACGAGGCCGTCCCGGACGCCTTCCTGGATCGTGTGTTCTCGATCATCGAGCGTACCCCTCACCACACGTACCAGATCCTCACCAAGCGCGCGAAACGACTACCGGAGTACTTTGCTCGCCGTGCCTGCCCCAGAAATGTTTGGCTTGGGGTGTCGGTCGAAGACAAGAAGTACGGGGTTCCTCGCATCGCGCACCTGCGCAAGGTGGATGCACATATTCGCTTCTTGTCCGTCGAGCCGCTGCTGGAAGACCTCGGGCGGATCGACTTGCGCGACATTCACTGGGTCATCGTCGGTGGCGAGTCCGGGCACAAAGCCCGCCCGATGCGAGAAGAATGGGTGGCGAACGTACAGGCCCAGGCCGAGGCCGCTGGTGCGGCATTCTTTTTCAAACAGTGGGGCGGCTGGGGTGCCGACGGTGTCAAACGTCACAAGAAGGCGAATGGGCGTCTCTTCCGGGGCCGCACTTGGGATGAGTATCCCCAGACTGCAGATCTGCCCCTATAG
- a CDS encoding phage BR0599 family protein, producing MIRCEGRQVELTGIAPAVAGMLAGGWLETPTGARHMIVSEWASGVELLYPVAMEAGTEVLLTAGYDHSTATCASRFNNLDNYGGFPAIPSKNPFSTGVF from the coding sequence GTGATCCGCTGCGAAGGCCGCCAGGTGGAACTCACCGGCATCGCGCCCGCCGTGGCCGGGATGCTCGCCGGCGGCTGGCTCGAGACGCCGACAGGCGCACGCCACATGATCGTGAGCGAATGGGCCTCCGGGGTGGAGTTGCTCTATCCGGTGGCCATGGAAGCCGGCACCGAGGTGCTGCTGACGGCGGGCTACGACCACAGCACGGCCACGTGTGCATCGCGCTTCAACAACCTCGACAACTACGGCGGGTTTCCCGCCATCCCCAGCAAGAACCCGTTCTCGACTGGCGTGTTCTGA
- a CDS encoding helix-turn-helix domain-containing protein, translated as MTRDDILRAALTLLEEGAGQGLTMRALAARLGVTPMSLYHHVEDRAGLLRALSDRVYAEVLAGASEQADHLAAIRTMLTRYHDAVGRHPQLTLAIFATPQAFAGVTRQITERLTALLAQITPEPILWRDILVDHAHGSGLALAATRGNPEQAQILGDHYRQALDRLLEHLPRR; from the coding sequence GTGACCCGCGACGACATCCTCCGCGCTGCGCTGACGCTGCTGGAGGAAGGCGCGGGCCAAGGGTTGACGATGCGCGCCCTGGCCGCCCGACTGGGCGTCACCCCGATGAGTCTCTACCACCACGTGGAAGACCGCGCCGGACTGCTGCGCGCGCTGTCGGATCGGGTCTATGCCGAGGTGCTGGCGGGCGCGAGTGAACAGGCAGACCACCTGGCCGCCATCCGCACCATGCTCACCCGCTATCACGATGCCGTCGGGCGGCATCCCCAACTGACGCTCGCGATCTTCGCGACGCCGCAAGCCTTTGCGGGGGTGACCCGTCAGATCACCGAGCGCCTGACCGCGCTGCTGGCGCAGATCACGCCCGAACCCATCCTGTGGCGCGACATTCTGGTTGACCATGCCCACGGTAGCGGCCTCGCCCTGGCAGCGACAAGAGGCAACCCCGAGCAGGCCCAGATCCTGGGCGACCACTATCGGCAGGCCTTGGATCGTCTGCTGGAGCATCTGCCCAGGCGCTGA
- a CDS encoding lysozyme: MGGRSKKQTVGYRYRIGLHLVLCQGPVDAVQEIQIGDRTAWGDASRASLPTGHGLGRVRIDRPTLFGGDEREGGVVGDLDVLPGDTAQGRNDYLMSLLGPAIPAFRGVLSVVARKILFAANNPYLKPWAVRVRRFTAGWHGDPWMPWDAEVRTWDADTGQAVTVGMNPAHILVQCLTDTHWGMGYPMSTLGASFWNAAWALSSEGSGVLATEPEGRLAAITDFTFNLGAGRLQTSTLRRRVNQRDWAAAAAELRRWVYGGGRVLPGLVARREAEARLLAHG, encoded by the coding sequence ATGGGCGGGCGCAGCAAGAAGCAGACCGTCGGCTACCGCTACCGGATCGGCCTGCACCTGGTGCTGTGCCAAGGGCCGGTGGATGCGGTGCAGGAGATTCAGATCGGCGATCGCACCGCCTGGGGCGATGCGAGCCGCGCGTCACTTCCGACCGGGCATGGCCTGGGGCGGGTGCGCATCGACCGGCCCACGCTCTTCGGCGGCGACGAGCGCGAAGGCGGCGTGGTGGGCGACCTCGACGTGTTGCCCGGCGACACCGCCCAAGGTCGCAACGATTACCTGATGAGCCTTCTCGGGCCAGCCATCCCGGCGTTTCGCGGGGTGTTGTCGGTCGTGGCGCGCAAGATCCTGTTCGCGGCCAACAACCCCTACCTCAAGCCCTGGGCGGTGCGGGTGCGGCGCTTCACGGCGGGCTGGCATGGCGATCCGTGGATGCCGTGGGACGCCGAGGTGCGGACCTGGGATGCCGACACGGGCCAGGCCGTGACCGTCGGCATGAACCCGGCGCACATCCTGGTGCAGTGCCTCACCGATACGCACTGGGGCATGGGCTATCCGATGTCCACGCTGGGCGCGAGCTTCTGGAACGCGGCCTGGGCGCTGTCGAGCGAGGGCTCCGGTGTGCTGGCCACCGAGCCCGAGGGGCGGCTGGCGGCCATTACGGACTTCACTTTCAACCTCGGGGCGGGGCGGCTGCAGACCTCGACGCTGCGGCGGCGGGTCAATCAGCGGGATTGGGCGGCGGCCGCCGCTGAACTTCGCCGGTGGGTGTATGGCGGCGGGAGGGTGTTGCCAGGACTTGTTGCTCGACGGGAAGCCGAGGCGCGTCTTCTCGCACACGGGTGA
- a CDS encoding helix-turn-helix transcriptional regulator: MAITSVGELVKAARNGRSQKEFAEFLGVKQSSVSRYESGKASPPIRVIEQCMQLVHAANAEDAPTADQLAERIRAALADPDLRQARLALSRLVDAFVSEHVQTRITRAAPQITGG, encoded by the coding sequence ATGGCGATCACCAGCGTTGGAGAACTGGTCAAAGCCGCCCGCAACGGGCGCAGCCAGAAGGAGTTCGCTGAATTCCTGGGCGTGAAACAGTCCTCGGTGAGCCGCTACGAGAGCGGCAAGGCAAGCCCGCCGATCCGAGTGATCGAGCAGTGCATGCAGCTGGTGCATGCGGCAAACGCGGAGGACGCCCCCACCGCCGACCAACTGGCAGAACGCATCCGCGCCGCTCTGGCGGACCCCGACCTCCGGCAGGCGCGCTTGGCGCTATCTCGGTTGGTGGATGCCTTTGTGTCCGAACACGTGCAGACTCGCATTACGCGTGCTGCGCCTCAAATCACTGGAGGCTGA